The DNA sequence TTCCAGGAACATGTCATTTCCAAATCGGCGCCTCAAGATGTTGATATAACGGCCGAATGGAGTATTATTGCAGGAGTATAGAAGTGATAATTTGTCACGGACGTAAAATCTCCGGTCCTATTCATAATAAGAAGTAATTTACTTGTAGACGCAAGTTTGCAGTAAGATCAAAAAAGGAGAGATGCATAATAATTGCCTTGCACAAGCGAAGTGAAATGCATAATAATTGCCTTGAGTATGTACTTTTTTGGGTATTTGAAAGCAAAGTTGTAGCCTCTGACCTTGATTAATGAATACCCAGCTATCATCAAGCATTTATATATCGGTTTGGCTAgcgtgtgcccatgggcacatgctaagcgcggaaatttttgtattttgggagattttgattggtttggttggtgtatttgcagggggtccaccattatcattagataagagccaatcaaaatgatccaagcacaaaattttccgcgcttagcatgtgtccatgggcacaccataggaAAACCGTTTATATATTTCTGATTACTAATGTAGTACAGTGAAACAATGAAAGTGATGGGGGTAAATTCTTGATCAAGACAAGGTAACAAAAATCCAGGAGTCCCGTGCCTGGTGTTATACCATAGCAGGACTCACTAGCCTCAAGAAGCATAAGTTGCTGCTGACGAGAAACTGACAAgcttataatatttatgatttggtAGATAGTCCAATTCTAGCCAGCCCTCTTCGAGCTTTGGCGAAACACCCAACCTGGATGTGGCATACAGCCACATGAAAGTTTGGATAGAGGAAATGGCAATTCAACTCTATCTATTTCATCGTTTGGCAAggacgagtgtggaatgaaatTTCCAAATACTCGTTAGAATGAAATACTTGTGCTTCAATATATCAGAGCATTAATGCATATACCCCTGAGAGCATATGTTTCTTTATAATATTAGGTATGTGTGACACAGTAGATCTACACTGGAAAGTCTAATCCCTGTGGTGTTTAATATTAAGAGAGGTGCCACGGGATAATTATCATCTACAGACCAACTGATATCCCTATAACTTAAATTACTTCATCCAGCCAGATCTGATCATGAAATCTACAACAGCCACTTTATTAAGTATACAGTAGCGAGCATCACTAGCATTTGTATACCAGAAGATATGAAAAGATTCTTACGAGTGGACCACAAACGAGACAATAAACCCATGCCAGGTGCAGGCGGGGCTGCTTCGGGAGCATCTTCCACTATATCATCTTCTTTACTGATGTCTGTATTATCCTGATTGTCTTTTCCAGGAATCTCGGCAGCATTTTGATCTGCTCTATCAACATTTCCAGCTTCAGCAATCTCTCCAGGCTTCTTGTCAAAAAGTCCTTTAAATTGCTTCCGCGCCTTCATTTTGACTTCCTGCATATATTGAAGTAGACGGGCCACAAACAGAACAATTTTAGTAGTATCTACAAAATATAAACCAGTTTAACTTGTTTAGTACAAACCTGCTCTTTCTGCTTTAATTTGAGTAGAGCTGCCCTTGCATTTTGCTCAGATGACTTGTCAATGCTCATCATCTGGTTACATTCAATATCAGGTTGTCAGAACAAGCCCATAAATTTCTGGTCAATAAAAAGGCTTCCATATCAGAGAAAATTATACCTTGTTAAAGTCACCCCTAGCCTCCTCATAATCTCCGGACTCCATGTAGGCTAGTCCACGGCGATAAAGAGCTTTCGCATGTAACGGAGATGCATCTAAAACCTTCAATCATACTCAACATGTTTCATAAGGTGTTTGGTATGAACAACTGGATTACTGTTGCTAAAAGTAGCTGTAGATTTGACGAAAAGAATAGGGATACAGGAGTTTGAAggtattaaatttaaaatattacctTATTACATGCCTCGATGGAGTTTTTGCACATTCCCATTTTCAGATAGCAGGCAGCCACATTTAGATGCAACAGATTCTAGAAGTACAGCAAAATTAGAAAATTCCAGTATCAATAAGAAGAATGAATCATAACATAAcattaaataataatcaaaaaaaGAACTATagaacaattaaaaaaaaattctttgtaACCTAATACCAAGTCAATTCGttatttggatttctatttacCCATCTACACTTACATATTACAAAGCAAACTGTGAAGatcacaaaatattataaaaaaataaccctgCAAAGCTCCTTACTCTTGTATTTAGAAACTCTTTTCCCTCCTCGTCATCTtgaggatttacatgattaaatTCACGAAGCAACTGCGGAAAAGCATGGCACAAATTAAGCATGAATGTCAGtaatcagaagaaaaaaagtGAAATAATGCATACATGCCTTCTCATACTTGGCCTTCGCAAGTTCGAACTTCCCCTCTTTAAAAAGCCTGTTACCCTGAAAATGAACAAATCACTGTAATACAATTTATACTAATAGTATCCTTGTGTGACAAGTTGAGCTACACACAATTTTGTTCAATACTTCTTACAACACACAAAACTGTGATAAATCCTGATCAAATAACCATTTGTAGTGCGCAACTAAATTACATTAGCTAGCATGTACTCCATTTTAGAAATTGCTGAACTAATTCGCTATAAAAAGGTTTCTACTAACCGACAATTTCTAGAAGGGCGCATATATCACAAGATAAGTCAGGAAAGAAACGGGTAAAAACAGAATAAGGTGCAGGCAGTGACAGGCACAGTTTCTCCGGCTTAACAGGCTAACAAACTTAGTGTGGTCATCAAAGCCATGATAGGCACTAATAATAAATAACAGTGTTTAAGTTCAAAAGGCTTTGCGGCTCTACCCCCAGTCGGAGTGCAGGTTATATAGTTACAACTTACAATGTATCCTCACTGGCCTAGGATCATGACAGAGCCCAGCAGATGTTTGTTATGATGATTGAACAAGGCTTGCCATCAAGATCAGACCCTGATAGGTTTATACATCTAACAATTACTATACCAGCTATCTATATAAaggatttcaaatattaaaaaacatactGTTCCTTTGGTCTTGTCAACGTCATCCATTATACTTCTAAAGTTCATTCCCGTCCAGTCCTGCAACATGATCAATAATGCATGACCTTTTATTAATGAACAATAACGTCAATATTAGAGAGAGAAAAATTCCTTAAAGAGAAAACACATATCATACTTCATAAATATATCATGGTAAGTTGATATTGATTTAGACTATGATCTACAAGAGAAAAGATTATAGTTCTGGGAGCCAAACCAGAATTACAGGCTTTAAAGATGTCAGCACTATGGaacatatatatgaatatagaCTTCTGATGCTTTGGCCTAGCAGTTATCTCCTCTCTTGTCACAACTTCAAGGATACAATATTCGTAACAAACattaaaaatcagattctgCTCTTCAGCTATTCCCTAGTGGGATTATGCGTATTAGTAGTTTGTGCCTGACTCGATCGTGGGTCTAGGGTTACCTCTTGCGGGTGTTGTCAACATAGTATTTGTGCCTTTTGCTTGGCAATCATTTCTATTTTTCACTTTCCTAACTAAAcaaattttcttctctttttctttctaAACTGAATATTCTATCCTTCAAATGCATTACTGAAAATGTGTTTGATCCTCCATCCAAATGGATataataaaactgaaaaataataGACAACAGATTtcatacaaaaatatttaacttGAGCATGCCCACACAACTGCCTATTTAGCCTTGCAAATAGATCACCCTTCCGGTTGATGTTAACATTTAAAGCCAGTCCAGGTCATAACTGATTTGCACATGGATTAAATTTTGGGTTGAAAAATACAACAATTTTACCTTTGGCGTCTCAAAGCCAAGAAGCTCGATCTCCCATTGGACATGAGCACCTTCCGGAACATTTGGTGGCCTGATtataagaagaagaaattttGACTCGTGACAATAAGAAAGGGTACAAGAGTAAGCATAAGCATATGAAGATGATGCTATGCTTTGATGGTCATAACTTTGAATGTTTAAACTTTGATTTTTGCAAGTCATACTAAATACTTCACATAAACAAAGAGAAAAACTAAGTTAATTGGATAACCTTGGGAACTTCTCATATGCATAATCAGGTGGGCATGTAACAAGGGCTATCTCTTTAGGCAACATCAGACGAACACACATCTCAAACCCTTCTGGTACCTACAAAACAACGATCATCAAACagtttattaaacaaaacaTCTTAGTTATTTTAGTCCCCAAGTACTAATTTGTGGATTCCAGAAAAAGGTACTATTGTGATATTCAAAAAATGTACCAGATATGTTtagcatataatattttaaaaagaggTGATATATTGCATCAGATCTTCATGTAGTACAGCCTATGACTCCTGTTTTCTGCTGAGAATATTTATTGGCAAGGTCTAGAACATTGATAGATATCCAACTCAAGGAGCTAAAAAGATTACAAAGAAACCAGTCAAGATTTTAATCTATTGAATAGAACTTACAAGCCCTTCTCCTGAGCTGAATTCTAGTGGTTGACCAGCGTTATCAACTTTTGTGTCATAGAATACTGTTCTATCTTCATCAAGGAGCATGCCCTTGTAATGCACACGTAGAAGACTATCATGAAGAGGACAATCCATGGGAAATTCACCTAGATATTTCCATATATTAAGATGAGACCAAACTTTAGATGTTAAGCTGTTCCGCATGCAACATAGCAGACACATGCCACATATAACATAATAACTTTCAAGTGTATACAAGAAACATCAGCCCAGGTAAAAACATGTGATCATATTACTGAATAAAGTACCAAAATATAGATAGGCAAAGTGGCCTAATTACATGCATGGAGGACCCTAACCACCCTTTGAAACATAGCCTTGCATATATTCTTGTACAAATTATTATCGCATACAAGAATGATTTTCACCATTCGATTTCCATGGTTGTATTTGCCGAATGATTGTCCATGCAACATTTTCTTCAGATAATGGCCTAATAAGGCCTATGGAAATTTTTCATAATCATCTCCTACAGTAGGTTCTTCACTTTGAATATAATCAACTTAATAATGCTTATATACTACAAGAACAGAGGTCTCATGTACAGTGACTTAAGCATAGTGGTGTTAAAATGTTAGCGGAATGTTGCAGTAACTTCACAAGCCCAAGTAAAACCTCTGTCTAGAAAGGCAGTTTCAAGTTTCTACTCTTTTTGGTGCTTTCTTATTAGAACTaagatatcaaaatcaaatgtCTTCATCATATTGATAGACTGTGGATACTATGTTCAACTATATTGAAGTCAACAGAAGTATGACAAAACCAAGTCAACACAACTAATAAACCGCTATCATTTGCCAGAACCAGTGCAAGACTGGTAGAAGTATATATTGGTCTTGGACATGTAAGAATTATTTAAgaacatatatttttgtgaaggCGACTCAACAATGATGACCAgcagaataaatatatttatcacACAATTACACTGACATCAATTTTCAATAGAGAGTTGACGAATAGAAGAACTTTTCCTGTGTCCAGCAAGTCCCTTTGTTATATAAGATTGTCCAGCAACTTCCTGTTTATAATACTATCCAACAAATAtacaacatatacatacaagacATAGAGGGATTCTAAAAAAATGGCAAGAAGTATGACTGACTGATAAAAACACATGACACTGATTGATATCGAGGACAAAATATCAAGGGATCGGTCAGTTTAGAATTTAGATCAATCACTTATTTACTTTGCGAAGATAACTATCGTTACAAAAAGGAAACAACTTTATGAAACTTATGAAGTAAAAGTGGTGTCGTGATTAGAGATAAAAATGTTCTGCCTGTAGAATGCGAGTAGATATgtcataaaatatgatatttattgCATGACCTTAACACTGATACTTCGCAACAGAAAAACTGTGAATAGGGTTTGATATGGTACCTTTTCCATCACGTATTCGACGTTTTATTAGACGCCCATCTCCAAGCACATCCCGGACCTATACATGTGTTACCCATATTTCAGTATTTCCAAACAGATCCAACAGATTTGAGATTGCTCAATTTTAACAAACCAAAACAACATGAATGGAAAAATGTACGAATTATAATAGAATAGATTCCCCAGCCACGTGCATcactatattttcaaaataatccACACCGCTTTTTGAACATTCTCAATGGAATACAGATATACAATAACTAACATGACCCAGAATGCTTGGGAATTATGGAGAATGAGCTAAAATATACATTCTACACCAAATGATTGAGATGCTAGGCAAAGCCAACAGGACTTCTGCTACTACAAGTTTCTATCACTGACAATGTATACCAAGTGAAAAGAAGCAACATGATCCTCAAGAAAGGTCGTAAAGAGTACTAAATAATTACTAAACTCCAAATTATATTTCACTTGAATAGGATATTTTGGTGAgctattatttttctaaaatggcAGCCTGTGGCCATTGCCTGTGGGTTTATGAcaaattctcattttcaaatataGATCAACTGATGTCACATGTTTTTACTAAATAATTAGTCAAAACTCATAAAGACTGCATGTTGAAGAACTACAATCAAGAAGATGTAAATGTGTAATCGACACCAAAAATGTAAACTACAGCACCAAAGAATTTTCATACCTGAACAAAGTGTACAAGCTCCACTTCAAAATGAACTTCCTCTATACCTTCTACTGTGGGCATGAATGGGCACTGATTTAGGTATTGGCTTTTCACATAAATCACGGCCTTTTCTCCGCGTGACATTGTTCCTATTCCCATTTCCAAACCTTTAGGTACCTAATTCAAAAATGAAGATTAAGTAACACACTAACACTGAAACCAGATGAgagtgaaatatatataagcagGGACAGGGTAATAATTTGAGAATATATCTAATAACTAGTTCAAACTATATGAAAAGATCAAGATGCAGTCATGCATACAAACCTCAGATTTTCCAAGAGTGAAGAAAAACGGTTCTCCGTCAGTATGTGATAGTATTAACTTTCCATCTCCTGTTTTTGCAGATATCCTAGTAAACAAGGATACAGTCAACATGTTGATGCAATGAGAAAATTAAAGTGAAGGGCAcagaaagataaaaaaattattaccaAGCTTTTACTTCATAAGGTTCCCTGGGTAGTTCCCAACCTTCTCCTTCATTAATAACCTAACACCAAATGATGAACAATTATCATTTACATTTGTTACCCTGCTTTTTACTTCATAAGGTTCCCAAGCACATAGTATTATGCAAGTTAGAATAGATAACTATTTATCACCAAAAGTTCAGCATCAATATCAGTTCACTTGCACTTCTCTACACATCTCATGTTGCAATTACACAGATTTATTTGATGTATTTTTTCCATGCTTCTTAATTTCGTGTTCAattaaaacatagtttcatattGCCTAAAATTGGCCAATGTGATTATGATACTGGATTGACACCGAGTAGAAGATATCATCCTCTGGAACACCTTTTCTAGTGAGGCAAATAACTCATCAGCCACCACAAGTATGCAACAGTACATGTCGAGTACAGGATAGACTGATACACTTCGAAAACTTCCTCATACACAGAATTCACCCCCGACAGCTAGACTAATTTATAGAGGGCATCAAATTGAAGTTTTTCTATAGTTTCTAGGTCCCTAATTATGATACAGTGTATATAATATAGAGAAAACAGAAGTAGTTTATATTATCTGAATATTCCTGTCAAcgcaagcattgaataataatatgcGCTTCTCATAGCCCCCAAGGAAAATCATTATACCAAATTAAGCATTTATGAAACAGTAATTCAGATACCTTCTTGACGACTCCCAAATCTTCACCAATGACCTGGAAAcagaaattttttatattaaaggaTAGAAAAAGTTCGGgaatacacacaaacacaataTAAAAAGTCATAAACCAGATAACCAATCAGGATCTAAGAAATCAGAGcaacaaatcaaaataataattaatattaacaaTTGACGGAATATTAGTATTTTCAGAAAGTGATTAGAGAATGCTTGTTGAAGACAAGTTGCGACTTTATCTCGGATATCAAAGCTCAAATCTTAAAGGGCCTTTACAACAGAATCAATATGTGTGTGGCCTACTCTAGAATGGGACCCAATATAGTTATAGCTAGCATTCAAGAGAAAAGAGAGTACGAGACGTGTACAACCTACACAGAAACACGTACAGGTCAAAGCTTCAGCAGGGGAAGAGAAAGAACGGATTATATATTCTTTATGCTAGAAAGGAATATGTTGTAACTTCTGTACGCATATCTGTTCTTGCAACAATATAGTACACAATAAGTACAACATATGGATCGAGTAGAAATTGCTAATTAGTTGGTCAAAAAGGAGTTGAACTTTTTCATGAATGTTTCTtccatacatacatataaagtATACATAAATACCCACATCTAAATGACGAAAGGAGATATATTTGCAATTCTGAACTATAAAAGAAACAGAGGCGACAATAGGTGAAGTTTCGAAAAACCCAAAGCAACACATAAAATAGCCTGTGATTATGTTTAGTATTCGTGCGGTTTTACCTTGACTTTAGAGAAGTCAACCATCTCGGTCTCAAAATGGAGTTCAGCTTCCTTTGGGAAAGTATCGGAAACTGAAACAGGACAATCATCCTCACCATAGTGCAGTTCTGGTTTCATCTTAAACTGAAACAAGAGACATTAGAAGATAAATTTGACAAATTACAGAACTTATGAAATTGAGGAGACATAAGATAAGTTGAGAGAATTATTGACACTCTCTAAACTGCAGTACACACAATAACTGCAGGCCCAAGATCGGATTCTTCACAATAGGCAGAAAACTCACACACACTGCTGTTTAACTTAAGAGATAACAGAGATGATTTTAGACAAATGTGCAGAGTACCATATATAGAAGCGGTAGGCTATTTAATATGATTAGTTTAGATACATGAGCCTAGGCAGATTCATAGTACTATTAAATGCAGATACATTAACTTTCAGTATTTCAACAAGATATGTCTC is a window from the Daucus carota subsp. sativus chromosome 8, DH1 v3.0, whole genome shotgun sequence genome containing:
- the LOC108199776 gene encoding peptidyl-prolyl cis-trans isomerase PASTICCINO1 isoform X2, whose product is MAVIENGAAHEYKPQKKKKEETAEDKRKKKIVPGSLMKALIRPGSGDATPTDGNQVIYHCTIRTLDGVIVESTRSEFGGKGIPTRHVLGKSKMILGLLEGLTTMKKGEVAMFKMKPELHYGEDDCPVSVSDTFPKEAELHFETEMVDFSKVKVIGEDLGVVKKVINEGEGWELPREPYEVKAWISAKTGDGKLILSHTDGEPFFFTLGKSEVPKGLEMGIGTMSRGEKAVIYVKSQYLNQCPFMPTVEGIEEVHFEVELVHFVQVRDVLGDGRLIKRRIRDGKGEFPMDCPLHDSLLRVHYKGMLLDEDRTVFYDTKVDNAGQPLEFSSGEGLVPEGFEMCVRLMLPKEIALVTCPPDYAYEKFPRPPNVPEGAHVQWEIELLGFETPKDWTGMNFRSIMDDVDKTKGTGNRLFKEGKFELAKAKYEKLLREFNHVNPQDDEEGKEFLNTRNLLHLNVAACYLKMGMCKNSIEACNKVLDASPLHAKALYRRGLAYMESGDYEEARGDFNKMMSIDKSSEQNARAALLKLKQKEQEVKMKARKQFKGLFDKKPGEIAEAGNVDRADQNAAEIPGKDNQDNTDISKEDDIVEDAPEAAPPAPGMGLLSRLWSTRPEILRP
- the LOC108199776 gene encoding peptidyl-prolyl cis-trans isomerase PASTICCINO1 isoform X1; this translates as MAVIENGAAHEYKPQKKKKEETAEDKRKKKIVPGSLMKALIRPGSGDATPTDGNQVIYHCTIRTLDGVIVESTRSEFGGKGIPTRHVLGKSKMILGLLEGLTTMKKGEVAMFKMKPELHYGEDDCPVSVSDTFPKEAELHFETEMVDFSKVKVIGEDLGVVKKVINEGEGWELPREPYEVKAWISAKTGDGKLILSHTDGEPFFFTLGKSEVPKGLEMGIGTMSRGEKAVIYVKSQYLNQCPFMPTVEGIEEVHFEVELVHFVQVRDVLGDGRLIKRRIRDGKGEFPMDCPLHDSLLRVHYKGMLLDEDRTVFYDTKVDNAGQPLEFSSGEGLVPEGFEMCVRLMLPKEIALVTCPPDYAYEKFPRPPNVPEGAHVQWEIELLGFETPKDWTGMNFRSIMDDVDKTKGTGNRLFKEGKFELAKAKYEKLLREFNHVNPQDDEEGKEFLNTRNLLHLNVAACYLKMGMCKNSIEACNKVLDASPLHAKALYRRGLAYMESGDYEEARGDFNKMMSIDKSSEQNARAALLKLKQKEQEVKMKARKQFKGLFDKKPGEIAEAGNVDRADQNAAEIPGKDNQDNTDISKEDDIVEDAPEAAPPAPGMGLLSRLWSTRKNLFISSGIQMLVMLATVYLIKWLL